The DNA sequence TGCATCGTGGCGATGGTGTCGTTCATCTCGTCGGCCTGCACCAGCATGTCGGCCATCCGGTCCTGCATGTACTTCTCGTTGAGCCGCTGGGTGGTGCCCTGCATGCTCATCTGGAACGGGATCGAGGTGTGCTTGATCGGTTTGCCGTCGGGGCGGGTGATCGCCTGCACGCGGGCGATGCCCTCGACCTTGAAGATGGCCTTGGCGATCTTGTCGATGACCAGGAAGTCCGCCGAGTTGCGCAGATCGTGGTCGCTTTCGATCATCAGCAGCTCGGGGTTCATCCGCGCCGGGTCGAAGTGCCGGTCGGCCGCGGCGTACCCCTCGTTGGCGGGCAGGTCGGGCGGCAGGTAGTCGCGGTCGTTGTAGTTGGTCTTGTAGCCGGGCAGGGCGAGCAGGCCGACCAGAGCCAGCGCGATGGTGGCCACGAGGATCGGTCCCGGCCAGCGCACCACCGCCGCACCGACCTTGCGCCAGCCCCGGATGCGCATGGCCCGCTTGGGTTCCAGCAGCTTGCCGAAGCGGGTGACGACGCTGATGATCGCCACCATCAGCACCACGCCGGCGAGCATGACCACGAACATGCCGATCGCCAGGGGCACGCCCAGGGTCTGGAAGTACGGCAACCGCGTGAAGCTCAGGCAGAACGTCGCCCCGGCGATCGTCAACCCCGACCCCAGCACCACGTGCGCGGTGCCGTGGAACATCGTGTAGAACGCGGTTTCCTTGTCCTCGCCCATACTTCGGGCTTCCTGATAGCGACCTATCAGGAAGATGGCGTAGTCGGTGGCCGCCGCTATCGCGAGTGTCACCAGCAGGTTCGTGGCGAAGGTGGAGAGCCCGATCACCTCGTGATAGCCGAGGAAAGCGACCACCCCGCGGGCCGTGGTCAGCGACAGCACCACCATGAACAGCGTGATGACGACCGTCAGGATCGAGCGATACACCAGCAGCAGCATCACGATGATGACGGTGAAGGTCGCCAGCTCGATGGTGCGCATGCTGCGGTCACCGGCGATGTGCTGGTCCGCCGCGAGCGCGGCGGGTCCGGTCACATAGGCCGTGACGCCCGGCGGTGGCTCCAGGTTGTTGACGATGCCCTGCACGGCCTTGACCGACTCGTTGGCCAGCGCCTCACCCTGATTACCGGCGAGCTTGACCTGCACGTAGGCGGCCTTGCCGTCGGTGCTCTGGGATCCCGACGCGGTGAGCGGATCGCTCCAGAAGTCCTGCACCGACTGCACGTGCGTGGTGTCGGCCTCCAGCCGCTGGACGAGTTCGTCGTACCAGGCGTGCGCCTCGTCACCGAGGGGCTGTTCACCTTCGAAGACGATCATCACCGAGCTGTCGGAATCACCCTCCTCGAACAGCTCACCGACCTTCTTCATCGAGATCATCGACGGCGCGTCGTCGGGGCTCATCGACACCGCCTGCATCTCGCCGACCGTCTCCAGCTGCGGAACGGTGACGTTGACGACGACGATGAGCGCGATCCAGCCGAGCAGGATCGGCACGGCGAACGCACGGATCATCCGCGGGATGAACGGACGCTTCTGGGGTCGGGCGGGAGGGAACGCGTCGGTGGGTGCGTCGCTGACGGGGGCGCTCATGCCGACTTCACAAAGCAGAAGGTCTGAGCGTTCAAGCCGGTGTTGGTCCTCTCGTCCTTCACCTCGTCGTCGACGATGATGCGGCACGTGATCGAACTGCTGTCACCCTGCGCGACGATGTTGGGCGCGGCCGAGGGCTCGGTGGTCTCCAGCGTCAGCGACCACGGCAGCGCGGCACCGTCGACGCGTTGCGGCTTGGCGTCGAGGTCGAGGTAGTTGATGTCGGCGTAGGAGCCGTTGCCCGAGATCTCGTAGCGCACGACCTTCGGGTCGAACGGCTCGGGCAGGTCGGCGAAGTTCTCCGGCGTCTCGATGATGCCTTCCGAGCCGAAGAAGGTCCGGATGCGCGACACCGTCAACCCGGCGATCACCACCACCACTATGATCAGCAGCGGAAGCCACACCTTTTTGGCGACTGCGATCACGCCCTCTGCCTCCGACTTCTGTCGCGCATCTGACCCCTGGTTCCGTGACTCTTGTTCGGCTGATCGTAACTTAGCCGATATAACTTCTCACTCGGCCACAGGCTAGCTCAAGTCATTGTGGTGCTGCTAACTGCTTTGCGCCCCCTGCGTGCCAGGTCACTTTTGCGTCAGCTCTTGACCCCCTTTCGGCGCGCTGTTAGACATAGCGGCAGCACGATGTGCTGAGCGGTCGCACAACAAGGCTCTCCCGCACGCGGAGAATCCCCACGGGGCCGCCGGAGGAGCACCCATGGCGCAACGATCAGCGGGCACAGCGACGAGCGCGGCGACGGCCACCGGAACGGATCACGGGTCGGGCCCGGGCTCCACCCCCGGGGCGGGGCCGGCCACCGACGCCGACCCTCAGGTCTATTACGACCCCTACGACACCGGGATCGTCGCCGATCCCTACCCGGTCTACGCGCGGCTGCGCGACCAGGCACCGCTGTACTACAACCCGCGCTACGACTTCTGGGCACTGTCCCGGCACGCCGACGTCGAACGCGCGCTGCTGGACTGGAAGGTCTTCTCCAACCGCCGCAGCGACATCCTCGAACTGGTCAAGTCCGACTTCGACATGCCCGAGGGCGTCATGATGTTCGAGGACCCGCCCGAGCACACGATGCTGCGGGGGCTGATGGCACGGGTGTTCACCCCGCGCCGGATGGCCGAGATCGAAGACCGGATCCGGTCATACTGCATCAACTGCCTCGACCCGCTGGTCGGGACCGACGGGTTCGACATCATCGCCGAGCTGGCCGCGATGATGCCGATGCGGGTCATCGGCATGCTGCTGGGCATCCCGGAATCGGAACAGGTCTCGGTGCGCGACGCCAATGACGCCAACCTGCGCACGAGGCCCGGCACCCCGATTAAGGTCACCGACGCGAGCAGGATCGCCGACGGTCGCGTCTACGCCGACTACGTCGACTGGCGCGCAGCCAACCCGTCCGACGATCTGATGACGGCGCTGCTCAACGTCGAGTTCACCGACGAGCACGGTGTGCACCGCAAGCTCACCCGCCCTGAGGTGCTGCACTACACCCAGGTGGTGGCCGGGGCCGGTAACGAGACGACCGGCCGGCTGATCGGGTGGCTGGCCAAGGTGCTCGCCGAGCACCCCCGACAACGGCGCGAGATAGCCCAGGACCGCTCGCTGCTGACGCGGGCGGTCGACGAGACCCTGCGCTTCGAACCCACCGGCCCCCACGTCGCCCGCTATCTGGCCGCTGACTTCGACTACGAAGGCACGACGGTGCCCGCGGGCAGCGCCATGCTGCTGTTGTTCGGTGCCGCCAACCGTGACGAGCGGCGCTACCGCGATCCCGACACGTTCGACATCCACCGCGACAACATCAGTCATCTGACCTTCGGCAAAGGCCTGCATTACTGCCTGGGCGCCAATCTGGCCCGGCTCGAGGGCCGAGTCGCCCTCGATGAACTGCTCAACCGGTGGCCGGAGTGGGATATCGACCGCGACAGCGCACGGCTGGCCCCCACCTCGACCGTGCGCGGCTGGGAGTATCTGCGAATCCTGGTGGGTTAGCGCCGGAAGGGGATCGGTCAGGCGTCCCGATCAGTTCTCGCTGTCAGGCCTTCAGATCAGGCCTCCCGATCAGGCCTCCCGATCAGGCATCGCCGCCGTCGACCGGGTCCAGGACGCTGACCGCGATGCCGTAGGGCAGGAATCGCACCCGCCGGGCCGGGTCGGTGTTGTTCTTGTTCGCCCGAAGCGCGTCCAGTTCGGTGGGGTAGACCTGCTCGATGTGTGCGCCGCCGTCCTCGCCCACGGTGTAAATCGCCCACACCCCGTCGCCCGTCTCGCCCGTCGTCTCCGGCTCCGGGCGGGTCCGCGACCCGCGGGTGAACTCGTCGAACAACATCGACCACCCGGCGCGCTCACCCGAGGTGTTGACGAACTTGCCCAGCCCGTCCAGCGCGTCGCGCAGGCCCTCACCCGCTTCGCGGACGACCCGCTCGAAGTCCTCGGGGTCCAGCCCGAACGGACCGTTGTTGCTGCTCATCGTCGCGCCTCCTGACAGCCGCGCTCCCGCGCAGCAGATGCCTCCAGTGTGCCCGCGCCGGGACTGCGGTGTCGACTACCGCTGGTCTGAGGTGGTAGGCAACGTTATGGCCTTCACCCGAGTCGACCTGCTGTCGACGGCGCAGCGCTCACTCGCCGCCGCCGGAGCCCACGACCGCGACGGCTGGATCGGTCTGTTCACCTCCGACGGCACGATCGAAGACCCCGTCGGGTCGCGACCACACCGCGGCGCGGCGGCGATCGGGAAGTTCTACGACACCTTCATCGGCCCTCGCGCCATCAGCTTTCGCCCCGACGGCGACATCGTCGTGGACACGACGGTCATTCGCGACGTCGAGCTGATCATCGCGATGTCGCCGACGCTGACATTGCGGGTGCCCACGTTCATCCGGTACGACCTGCGCGGAGACGAACGCGGCGACGAGACCGACCTGAAGGTCTGCGCGTTGTCGGCCTACTGGGAGTTGCCGGCGATGGTCGCGCAGTTCGCACGAAGCGGCCTGAGTGCGGTGCCCAGTGGGATCACGTTGGGCCGCACCATGCTCACTGAGCAGGGCCTCAGCGGCTGCGTGGGGTTTCTGCGTGGCTTCCGCCGCATCGGGAGCGGCGTGAAGGGCCGGTTCACCGATCTGCTGGACGCCGCCTGCAAGGGCGACGAGCTCGGCCTGCGACGCCGCGTCGGCGACGCGGCGATCACCCACGGCGATCGGGCCCCGATGACCACCTCCGAGTTGCTCAAAATGCTGTCCGGAGGCAGCTGGGCCAAAGCGGTGCAGTCCGGGCCCTCGGTGGCGGCCCGTGTCGAGCGGGCCGGCCGATGCCGGGTGCTGATCGGCGAGACCGGACCGGATCCCAGCTCGTTCAGCCGGTTGCGATTGTTCGGCGAGGCGGCGTTCTGACAGCGATGTCGACCACCATGTCGACCACCATGTCGGCCACGATGTCGGCCACGATGTCGGCCACGTTGACGCAACCTCGTCCGTGGACGTGAGAACGTAGCAGCACCATGGACCCAGCTGATTTGGTGACGTACGAAGAGTTCGGGCGCCGGTTCTTCGAGGTTGCGGTGACCGAGCAACGCGTCGGGGACGCGATCGGCGCCATCGCCGGCGAAGCCTTCGAGATGGGCCCCATTGCGCAGGGCCCCGGCCGGCTGGCGAAGGTGACGGCCAAGGTGCGGATCATGGCACCCCGGGTCACCCGTGAGCTCGGCGAGACCATCACGTTCTCGATCCGCATTCCGCTGGAAATCGACATGGTCGTCGATCTGCGGATCGACAAACCGAAGTTCATGGTCTTCGGCGAGATTTCGTTGCGCGCCACCGCCCGCGCCGCCAAACCGCTGTTGCTGATTCTCGACGTCGAGAAACCGCGCTCGTCCGACATCGCCATCCACGTCACGTCGAAGTCGTTGCGGGCCGAGGTCGTCCGCATCGTCGGCGGCGTGGACGCCGAGATCAAACGGTTCATCGCCGCGCACGTCGCCGGCGAGATCGACAGCCCGGAGTCCCAGCAGGCCAAGGTGATCGACGTCGCCGAACAGCTCGACGAGACATGGACGGGCATCTAGACCGGCGCCAACACGGGCCGGCGCGGACTGCGCCCGCCGCCGCTGGAGCGACCCCGGACGTGGCGCCACAGCCAGGGCATCAGCATGTTCTGGGTCCACAGCACCTGGGAGTACGCCTGGGAACGCACCGACGGCGCGGAGGCGGACGGGTCGGCGCCGGCCCAGTCGTGGCTGCTGCCGGGCAACCCCAGCGCCTCAGCGGCGGCGGCCGCGAAAAGCATGTGCCCCCGAGGTGAACCGTGCACCCGGTCCACGCTCCAGGTCTCGGGCTGCGCCATCGACGGCGCGTCGAACAGATCGACCAGGCCGAACCCGTACCGCTGTGCCGCCGCGCGGATCTCGGCGTTGATCCGCAACACGCGGGTGTTCAGCACCCGCCCGATCGGCAGAATCCGGGCCACATCGGGAAAGGTGGTCGTCACGACCGTGGCGCCGGAACGGGCCAGTTCTCGGTGCAGTTGGTCGAGCCGCGCCAGCGCGCCGTCGAAACCGGGGCCGGGCCGGGTCACGTCGTTCATGCCGATACACACCGTGACCAGATCCGGGCGCATCGGCAGGGCGCGGGGCAGCTGATCGACCAGCACGTCGCGAATCTGATTGCCGCGGACGGCCAGGTTGGCGTAGCGGAGACCGGGATTGTCGGCGCTGAGCATCAGCGCCAGACGGTCGGCGAACCCGAACAGCCCGGTGTCGTCGTCGCCGTCCCAGAGTCCCTCGGTCTGGCTGTCGCCCAGCGCGACGTAGCGGGCGAATCCGGCCACGCCGGTGACTCTAGAGCGTGAGCGCCGGTGGCGCACCCGGCGAGCCGGCACAACCAACCCGCCGGCGAGCCGGCACAACCAACCCGCCGGCGAGCCGGCACAACGAACCAGCCGGCCCACTAACCCAGCCGGCCGAGCCGGCTCACCGTCAAGACGACCCCGGTGACGCTGAGCTGGTTGAGGATGTCCTCCAGGCGGGTCCGGGGCAGATCGGCACGCCATTGCGGCACCGTGCCCGACAACCGCACCACGCCCGGGGCAAACGTGATGCCGGTCAGCACAAGCCCCCGGGCCAGCTCCGGCAGCTGTATCGGATACGCCGGGGTCCGCGCGGGTAACCGCCAGCCCCTGGAGCCGACCGTCAGCCGGCTCGCCGTCAGCCACAGGGTGGAACCGTCCACCCGCGCCGCCACCTCGAGGTGACCCAGCCGGGGCCGTCGCGCCAGCCGCAACCTGGCCACGCCGTCGGGGCCGACCTCCCCGGCGAAGCGTGGTGCGGCCGAGCGGAACATCTCGTCGAGCACGGCCGCGGGCACGTCGAGCGTCAACTCCACCGGCGCGGCGACCAGCACGGGCGGGGCGCCGGGCTTCATGTGCACGTTGTGCGCCACCACGGTGGCCCGCCCGAAGGTGCTGCTCCGCCAGCGGACGTCGTCGGCGGTCAGTCGCACGTCATTGAGCTGACCCACCGACAGCCCCCGCGCGTCGAGCCGCGACTCGAACCCGGTGACCGTCATCGTCAGATCACCGTCGTCGAGACGCACTGTGAGCCGTCGCCCCAGCACCAGCCGCCGGATCGTGAGGAACAACGTCCGATATGCGGCGGCGGCGCCGCTGTTCACCGGCACCATCGCGGTGGCCGACCACAGCGAGGTGAGCATGTCGATCGGCCGGAACGGATCGAACCGGCGGACGGACCGTGTCGGCGGCCGCCGCCCCGCCGGCTCCGTGGGACGGGTCATCGTGTGCTCCATCCTCGCACGCGCCTGGTTCAGCTATGGTCCCGTCGTGCCGAAACTCAGTGCCGGGCTGCTGCTCTACCGCGGCGACGGTGATCGCCTCGAGGTGCTTCTCGGCCATCCCGGGGGTCCGTTCTGGGCGCGCAAGGACGACGGCGCCTGGTCGGTGCCCAAAGGCGAGTACGCCGAGGGGGAGGACCCGTGGACGGTCGCTCAGCGGGAGTTCAGCGAGGAGGTGGGAAAGCCGCCCCCGACCGGGCCACGCCTGGATCTCGAACCGGTTCGACAACCCGGCGGCAAGATCGTCACGGTGTTCGCCGTGCATGCCGACCTCGATCTGACCGGCACCGTCAGCAACACGTTCACCATGGAGTGGCCCCGAGGCTCAGGGCAACAGCGGGAGTTCCCCGAGATCGACCGCCTGGCATGGTTCGACCTGGCGGCGGCGCGGGTCAAGCTGCTCACGGGCCAGCGGCCGCTGGTCGACCGGTTGCAGGAGGCAGTCGGACCCGCCGCACCACCGGCGTCTCGATCGCGTTGACGGTCAGTGCGCGGCCGTGGATGCGCCAACCCCGCGACGTCCTGAGGTATTCGTCGTCGTAACGCAGGTGCCACACGACGTCGGTCACCGCGTCGCCGCGGACGGTCCAGTGGTGGGCGATACAGGTGATCCGGCCCAGCGCGTGGTCGGCATCGTCGCCGGGTGCGTACACCTCGCCGACGATGGCGTGCTCGGTGCGGGTCACCGCAGCCAGGCCCGACATGGCTGCTCGCACACCCTGAGCACCGTGCAGGCGGCGCACCGGGTCGAGCCGCCCGGGCGGCTCGGGGAGCCGTAATTCCGCTGTGCCGGTGAACAGTTCGACGACGTCGTCGAACCTGCGGTCGTCGACCGCGGCGGCGTAGAGATGGACCAGATCGGCGATCGCCAGGCGGTCGGAAACCGGGAGTGGCACGGCTAGAGGTCGAGCGTCAGCCCGCGCGCACCAGCCGCCCGGGACACGCAGGTCAGCATCGTGCCGGCGGCGCGTTCGGGGTCGGTCAGCAACGTGTCCCGGTGGTCGACCTCGCCGGCCAGCACCTGGGTGCGGCAGGTGCCGCAGAACCCCTGCTGACAGGAGTACGGGGCGTTCACCCCCGCCCTGCGCAGCGCCGACAGCAGCGTCTCCTCGGCTCCGACGGCGACGACCTCTCCGGTGCCGGCGACGGTGACCTCGAACGGCGTGCCGTCGACGACGGGCGGGGCGGCGAACCGTTCGAAGTGCAGCTCGACGTCCTCGCGGCCGACCAGTGCCGCGCGGATGGCGGTCAACATGGGTGCGGGCCCACATGCGTACACCGCCGTGCCGGCCGGGCAGTCGCCGAGCAGGTCAGCGGCAGTGGGCAGGCCGTGCTCGTCGTCGGTGCGGATCTCGACTGCGGCCCCGAATGCGCCGACCTCGTCGAGGAACGGCAGCGCCTCACGGCTGCGGCCGGTGTAGACCATCGACCAGTCGATACCCAGCGCTTCGGCCGCCCGGAGCATCGGCAGGATGGGTGTGATGCCGATGCCGCCGGCGATGAAGCGAAACGCCCGCGCGGGCGACCCGAAGCCGGGCACCGTGAGCGGAAACGCGTTACGCGGCCCGTGGGTGTGCACCGTCGCACCTTCTGGCAACTCATGGACCTCCCGGGAGCCGCCGCCGCCGTCGGGGATGCGGCGCGCCGCGATCCGGTAGTGGTCGACGGCCGCCGGGCTGCCGCACAGCGAGTACTGACGGACCAACCCGCTGGGCAGCA is a window from the Mycolicibacterium poriferae genome containing:
- a CDS encoding nuclear transport factor 2 family protein, whose protein sequence is MAFTRVDLLSTAQRSLAAAGAHDRDGWIGLFTSDGTIEDPVGSRPHRGAAAIGKFYDTFIGPRAISFRPDGDIVVDTTVIRDVELIIAMSPTLTLRVPTFIRYDLRGDERGDETDLKVCALSAYWELPAMVAQFARSGLSAVPSGITLGRTMLTEQGLSGCVGFLRGFRRIGSGVKGRFTDLLDAACKGDELGLRRRVGDAAITHGDRAPMTTSELLKMLSGGSWAKAVQSGPSVAARVERAGRCRVLIGETGPDPSSFSRLRLFGEAAF
- a CDS encoding NUDIX domain-containing protein gives rise to the protein MPKLSAGLLLYRGDGDRLEVLLGHPGGPFWARKDDGAWSVPKGEYAEGEDPWTVAQREFSEEVGKPPPTGPRLDLEPVRQPGGKIVTVFAVHADLDLTGTVSNTFTMEWPRGSGQQREFPEIDRLAWFDLAAARVKLLTGQRPLVDRLQEAVGPAAPPASRSR
- a CDS encoding PDR/VanB family oxidoreductase, which codes for MRLFDHYRRTPPSASGRLRHDVPLSVAVAAVSGLLAASSRRRLAAPSGTARTLALTVARRRVVAHDQDVVELTLIPADGSTVPRWYPGAHLDVLLPSGLVRQYSLCGSPAAVDHYRIAARRIPDGGGGSREVHELPEGATVHTHGPRNAFPLTVPGFGSPARAFRFIAGGIGITPILPMLRAAEALGIDWSMVYTGRSREALPFLDEVGAFGAAVEIRTDDEHGLPTAADLLGDCPAGTAVYACGPAPMLTAIRAALVGREDVELHFERFAAPPVVDGTPFEVTVAGTGEVVAVGAEETLLSALRRAGVNAPYSCQQGFCGTCRTQVLAGEVDHRDTLLTDPERAAGTMLTCVSRAAGARGLTLDL
- a CDS encoding nuclear transport factor 2 family protein, coding for MPLPVSDRLAIADLVHLYAAAVDDRRFDDVVELFTGTAELRLPEPPGRLDPVRRLHGAQGVRAAMSGLAAVTRTEHAIVGEVYAPGDDADHALGRITCIAHHWTVRGDAVTDVVWHLRYDDEYLRTSRGWRIHGRALTVNAIETPVVRRVRLPPATGRPAAAGP
- a CDS encoding SGNH/GDSL hydrolase family protein, with amino-acid sequence MAGFARYVALGDSQTEGLWDGDDDTGLFGFADRLALMLSADNPGLRYANLAVRGNQIRDVLVDQLPRALPMRPDLVTVCIGMNDVTRPGPGFDGALARLDQLHRELARSGATVVTTTFPDVARILPIGRVLNTRVLRINAEIRAAAQRYGFGLVDLFDAPSMAQPETWSVDRVHGSPRGHMLFAAAAAEALGLPGSSHDWAGADPSASAPSVRSQAYSQVLWTQNMLMPWLWRHVRGRSSGGGRSPRRPVLAPV
- a CDS encoding cytochrome P450; translated protein: MAQRSAGTATSAATATGTDHGSGPGSTPGAGPATDADPQVYYDPYDTGIVADPYPVYARLRDQAPLYYNPRYDFWALSRHADVERALLDWKVFSNRRSDILELVKSDFDMPEGVMMFEDPPEHTMLRGLMARVFTPRRMAEIEDRIRSYCINCLDPLVGTDGFDIIAELAAMMPMRVIGMLLGIPESEQVSVRDANDANLRTRPGTPIKVTDASRIADGRVYADYVDWRAANPSDDLMTALLNVEFTDEHGVHRKLTRPEVLHYTQVVAGAGNETTGRLIGWLAKVLAEHPRQRREIAQDRSLLTRAVDETLRFEPTGPHVARYLAADFDYEGTTVPAGSAMLLLFGAANRDERRYRDPDTFDIHRDNISHLTFGKGLHYCLGANLARLEGRVALDELLNRWPEWDIDRDSARLAPTSTVRGWEYLRILVG
- a CDS encoding MmpS family protein, encoding MIAVAKKVWLPLLIIVVVVIAGLTVSRIRTFFGSEGIIETPENFADLPEPFDPKVVRYEISGNGSYADINYLDLDAKPQRVDGAALPWSLTLETTEPSAAPNIVAQGDSSSITCRIIVDDEVKDERTNTGLNAQTFCFVKSA
- a CDS encoding MMPL/RND family transporter — protein: MSAPVSDAPTDAFPPARPQKRPFIPRMIRAFAVPILLGWIALIVVVNVTVPQLETVGEMQAVSMSPDDAPSMISMKKVGELFEEGDSDSSVMIVFEGEQPLGDEAHAWYDELVQRLEADTTHVQSVQDFWSDPLTASGSQSTDGKAAYVQVKLAGNQGEALANESVKAVQGIVNNLEPPPGVTAYVTGPAALAADQHIAGDRSMRTIELATFTVIIVMLLLVYRSILTVVITLFMVVLSLTTARGVVAFLGYHEVIGLSTFATNLLVTLAIAAATDYAIFLIGRYQEARSMGEDKETAFYTMFHGTAHVVLGSGLTIAGATFCLSFTRLPYFQTLGVPLAIGMFVVMLAGVVLMVAIISVVTRFGKLLEPKRAMRIRGWRKVGAAVVRWPGPILVATIALALVGLLALPGYKTNYNDRDYLPPDLPANEGYAAADRHFDPARMNPELLMIESDHDLRNSADFLVIDKIAKAIFKVEGIARVQAITRPDGKPIKHTSIPFQMSMQGTTQRLNEKYMQDRMADMLVQADEMNDTIATMQKMSNLTGQMAAITNNMVQKMEGMYVDIADLRDSIANFDDFFRPIRNYFYWEPHCYNIPVCWALRSVFDTLDGINIMTDDFKEILPEMRRLNELMPQMVALMPEMIDTMKTMRTMMLTMYQSQKGMQDQMAAMSEDADAMGEAFDDSMNDDSFYLPPEIFENEDFQRGLEQFLSPDGHAVRFIISHEGDPLSPEGVAKIDNIKTAAKEAVKGTPLEGSKIYLGGTAATFKDMKDGNNYDLMIAGIAALSLIFIIMLILTRAIVAAAVIVGTVAISLGASFGLSILLWQHILGIELHWMVFAMAVIVLLGVGADYNLLLVSRLKEEIHAGVGTGIIRAMGGSGSVVTAAGLVFALTMMSMAVSELTVIAQVGTTIGLGLLFDTLVVRSFMTPSIAALLGPWFWWPQRVRTRPKPSPWPKAGELQTNPSDGVRP